A genomic stretch from Empedobacter stercoris includes:
- a CDS encoding IS3 family transposase (programmed frameshift) encodes MTRKVKYGVAFKLRCVKEVLEKHRTIRSISKKENIHASLLKKWVSDYHNQGISGIEPKKNQTYSVEFKLKVIKSITKQFLSLREARLKFNIPSESVIIKWQKDFATFGIDGLNPKPKGRPKTMSTSKGRPKKSKQPLTREEELLLEIERLRCEGCTLKKVQCLNSSRGRKTKETWTQAINELRPEFHLNLLLDCTHMARSSFYYHISRSKTDKYEELKLKIKSIYHQHKGRYGYRRITDELRKSGTIINHKTVLKLMNSLGLKSLIRRKKYKSYKGEQGKIAPNILQRAFKADKPNQKWVTDVTEFKVKDKKLYLSPIMDLYNQEIISYELSERPVFNQVTQMLKKAFKITKDTKDLILHSDQGWQYQMKQYQALLNEKGIIQSMSRKGNCLDNAIIENFFGILKSELFYLQKFNSIEELKKEIKQYIYYYNNDRIKSNLNKMSPIQYRTHFYNY; translated from the exons ATGACAAGAAAAGTAAAATATGGTGTAGCATTTAAGTTACGTTGTGTGAAAGAAGTTTTAGAAAAACATCGAACAATACGTTCAATTAGTAAAAAAGAAAATATACATGCTTCTTTATTAAAGAAATGGGTTTCTGATTATCATAATCAAGGAATTTCAGGTATAGAACCTAAAAAAAACCAAACGTATAGCGTTGAATTTAAGTTGAAAGTTATTAAGTCTATAACCAAACAGTTTCTTAGTTTGCGTGAAGCACGCTTGAAATTTAATATTCCAAGTGAATCGGTTATTATAAAATGGCAAAAAGATTTTGCTACCTTTGGAATAGACGGATTAAACCCCAAACCAAAAGGCCGTCCCAAGACTATGAGCACATCTAAGGGTAGACCTAAAAAATCGAAACAACCGTTAACAAGAGAAGAAGAACTATTGTTAGAGATTGAACGTTTACGTTGTGAAG GTTGCACTCTTAAAAAAGTTCAATGCCTTAATTCAAGCCGAGGAAGAAAAACAAAAGAAACTTGGACGCAAGCCATAAATGAATTAAGGCCAGAATTTCATCTAAATTTACTTTTAGATTGTACACATATGGCTAGAAGCAGCTTTTACTATCATATTTCACGTAGTAAAACAGATAAATACGAGGAATTAAAACTTAAGATAAAATCCATTTATCATCAGCATAAAGGGCGATATGGCTATCGACGAATTACCGATGAATTAAGAAAATCAGGAACTATCATCAATCATAAAACTGTTCTTAAACTGATGAATAGCTTAGGATTAAAGAGTTTGATTCGAAGAAAAAAATACAAATCTTACAAAGGAGAACAAGGAAAGATTGCACCAAACATCTTGCAAAGAGCATTTAAGGCTGATAAACCCAACCAAAAATGGGTAACAGATGTTACCGAGTTTAAAGTAAAAGATAAAAAACTATATTTATCACCAATAATGGATCTGTACAATCAAGAAATTATCAGCTATGAGTTAAGCGAACGACCTGTTTTTAATCAAGTAACTCAAATGCTTAAAAAGGCATTTAAAATAACGAAAGACACCAAAGATTTGATATTACATTCCGATCAAGGATGGCAATATCAAATGAAACAATATCAGGCTTTATTAAATGAAAAAGGAATCATACAAAGTATGAGTAGAAAAGGAAATTGCTTAGATAATGCTATTATCGAGAATTTCTTCGGAATACTGAAATCGGAACTATTTTATTTACAAAAATTTAATTCTATTGAAGAGCTAAAAAAAGAAATAAAACAATACATTTACTATTACAATAACGATAGAATAAAATCGAACTTAAATAAAATGAGCCCGATACAATATCGAACTCATTTTTATAATTATTAA
- a CDS encoding LysR substrate-binding domain-containing protein, which produces MTLVQLQYVLAVAEHKNFTIAADKSFVTQPTLSMQIQKLEKELNIDIFDRTSHPIKITQIGEKIVAQAKTILMEANRMKHLVNEEKGLLEGDFVIGVIPTVLPSLVPLFYKTFQKNNPKSNLIIKELQTDKIVKGIKDGSLDFGIVVSPLFEDQLIERPLYYEPLVGYVPNGHRLAGKEKINENDLDTSDLLILQEGHCFRNNVLALCDTSNMKNRPIKLDSGSFEALIKLANDGYGMTLLPALVADDLSDEYKKFVKNFESPVPTREVSLIFHQSQLRDSFEKELINTIQGILRGKIFLEKDQKMDSNMVSLPKR; this is translated from the coding sequence ATGACATTAGTACAATTACAATATGTGCTGGCTGTTGCTGAGCATAAGAACTTTACAATTGCTGCTGATAAATCCTTTGTTACTCAACCAACGTTGAGCATGCAAATTCAGAAATTGGAAAAAGAGTTAAATATTGATATTTTCGATAGAACTTCGCATCCAATTAAGATTACACAAATTGGAGAAAAAATTGTTGCACAAGCCAAAACAATTTTAATGGAAGCTAATCGAATGAAACATCTTGTTAACGAAGAAAAAGGTTTGTTAGAAGGTGATTTTGTGATTGGAGTTATACCAACCGTTTTACCATCTTTGGTGCCATTGTTTTATAAAACTTTTCAAAAAAATAATCCGAAATCAAATTTGATTATCAAAGAATTGCAAACGGATAAAATTGTAAAAGGAATAAAAGACGGCTCATTAGATTTTGGAATTGTCGTTTCTCCATTATTCGAAGATCAACTGATAGAAAGACCTTTATATTATGAACCGTTGGTAGGTTATGTTCCAAATGGACATCGTTTAGCGGGCAAAGAAAAAATTAATGAAAATGATTTAGATACTTCAGATTTATTGATTTTACAAGAAGGTCATTGTTTTAGAAATAATGTATTGGCATTATGCGATACATCTAATATGAAAAACCGTCCGATAAAATTGGATTCAGGAAGTTTCGAAGCTTTGATAAAATTAGCAAACGATGGATATGGAATGACATTGTTACCAGCGTTGGTTGCGGATGATTTATCAGATGAATATAAAAAGTTTGTAAAGAATTTCGAATCTCCAGTTCCTACGCGAGAAGTTTCATTGATTTTTCATCAATCTCAACTGAGGGATTCTTTTGAAAAAGAATTAATCAATACAATTCAAGGTATATTGAGAGGGAAAATATTTTTAGAAAAAGACCAAAAAATGGATTCGAATATGGTTTCGTTACCTAAAAGATAG